Proteins from one Enterobacter bugandensis genomic window:
- the rsmS gene encoding pleiotropic regulatory protein RsmS, producing the protein MSLENAPDEVKLAVDLIMLLENHEIPAETVLKALEIVRRDFEGKLPPHSNPLPVGEGK; encoded by the coding sequence ATGTCACTGGAAAATGCACCCGACGAGGTCAAGCTGGCCGTCGATTTGATTATGCTGCTGGAGAATCATGAGATCCCGGCCGAGACGGTGCTTAAAGCGCTGGAGATTGTGCGGCGGGATTTTGAGGGGAAACTTCCCCCTCACTCTAACCCTCTCCCTGTGGGAGAGGGAAAATAG
- the dnaX gene encoding DNA polymerase III subunit gamma/tau, with protein MSYQVLARKWRPQTFADVVGQEHVLTALANGLSLGRIHHAYLFSGTRGVGKTSIARLLAKGLNCETGITATPCGVCDNCREIEQGRFVDLIEIDAASRTKVEDTRDLLDNVQYAPARGRFKVYLIDEVHMLSRHSFNALLKTLEEPPAHVKFLLATTDPQKLPVTILSRCLQFHLKALDVEQIRAQLEHILDEEKIVHEPRALQLLARAADGSLRDALSLTDQAIASGDGKLSTEAVSTMLGTLDDDQALSLIEAMIAANGERVMSLVNAAAARGIEWEALLVEMLSLLHRVAMLQLSPSAIGADMAAIEQRMRELARTVPPADVQLYYQTLLIGRKELPFAPDPRMGVEMTLLRALAFHPRMPLPEPEAPRQSFAPVAPTAVMSPQQVPPQPTPPPQQNVPLSDATSSVLAARSQLQRAQGVTKPKKSEPAAPGRARPVNNAALERLASVTERVQSRPAPSALEQKAPVKEEAYRWKATTVVETVKEVVATPKALKKALEHEKTPELSAKLAEESIARDAWAAEVSKLQLPKLVEQVALNAWKEQDGNQVRLHLRPGQRHLNSPGAQKALAEALAALQGSPVELTIIEDDNPAVKTPLEWRQAIYEEKLAQAREAIIADNNIQTLRRFFDADLDEESIRPI; from the coding sequence ATGAGTTATCAGGTGTTAGCCCGTAAATGGCGACCACAAACCTTTGCTGACGTTGTCGGTCAGGAACATGTGCTGACGGCCCTGGCGAACGGCTTGTCGCTAGGTCGCATCCATCACGCCTATCTTTTTTCCGGCACCCGCGGCGTCGGTAAGACTTCTATTGCCCGTCTGCTGGCGAAAGGTCTGAACTGCGAAACCGGGATCACCGCCACCCCGTGCGGCGTGTGTGACAACTGCCGCGAGATCGAGCAGGGGCGTTTTGTCGATCTGATCGAGATCGACGCCGCCTCGCGTACCAAGGTGGAAGACACCCGCGATCTGCTCGACAACGTGCAGTACGCCCCGGCGCGCGGCCGCTTCAAGGTCTACCTGATCGATGAAGTGCACATGCTGTCGCGCCACAGCTTTAACGCCCTGCTGAAAACGCTGGAAGAGCCGCCCGCGCACGTTAAATTCCTGCTGGCGACCACCGATCCGCAAAAGCTGCCGGTCACCATCCTGTCGCGCTGCCTGCAGTTCCACCTGAAGGCGTTGGACGTTGAGCAGATCCGCGCTCAGCTTGAGCACATCCTTGACGAAGAGAAGATCGTTCACGAGCCGCGCGCCCTGCAGCTGCTGGCCCGCGCGGCTGACGGCAGCCTGCGTGATGCGCTAAGCCTGACCGACCAGGCGATTGCCAGCGGTGACGGCAAGCTCTCGACCGAAGCGGTCAGCACCATGCTCGGCACGCTGGATGACGATCAGGCGCTGTCGCTCATCGAAGCGATGATTGCCGCCAACGGCGAGCGCGTGATGTCGCTGGTGAACGCGGCCGCTGCCCGCGGTATTGAGTGGGAAGCGCTGCTGGTCGAGATGCTCAGCCTGCTGCACCGCGTGGCGATGCTGCAGCTGTCTCCGTCGGCCATCGGTGCGGATATGGCCGCTATTGAACAGCGGATGCGTGAACTTGCCCGCACCGTGCCGCCTGCCGACGTGCAGCTGTATTACCAGACGCTGCTGATTGGCCGCAAAGAGTTACCGTTCGCACCGGACCCCAGGATGGGCGTCGAAATGACGCTGCTGCGCGCGCTGGCGTTCCACCCGCGCATGCCGTTGCCGGAACCGGAAGCGCCGCGGCAGTCTTTTGCCCCGGTCGCCCCTACGGCGGTGATGTCACCGCAGCAGGTGCCGCCGCAGCCGACGCCGCCGCCACAGCAAAACGTGCCGCTGTCGGATGCCACCAGTTCGGTGCTTGCCGCACGCAGCCAGCTGCAGCGTGCGCAGGGAGTAACCAAACCAAAAAAGAGTGAACCGGCAGCGCCAGGAAGAGCGCGGCCGGTGAACAACGCCGCGCTTGAACGACTGGCCTCGGTAACGGAGCGCGTACAGTCGCGTCCGGCACCGTCCGCGCTCGAGCAGAAAGCCCCGGTGAAAGAAGAGGCTTACCGCTGGAAGGCGACCACCGTTGTTGAAACGGTCAAGGAAGTGGTCGCCACGCCGAAAGCGCTGAAAAAGGCGCTGGAGCATGAAAAAACGCCGGAGCTTTCAGCGAAGCTCGCCGAAGAGTCCATCGCGCGCGACGCCTGGGCCGCTGAGGTCAGCAAACTCCAGTTGCCGAAGCTGGTGGAGCAGGTCGCGCTAAACGCCTGGAAAGAGCAGGACGGCAATCAGGTGCGTCTGCATCTGCGTCCGGGCCAGCGGCACCTCAATTCCCCTGGCGCGCAAAAGGCGCTGGCCGAGGCGCTTGCTGCTTTACAGGGTTCACCGGTTGAATTGACTATCATTGAAGATGATAATCCGGCAGTGAAAACGCCGCTCGAGTGGCGCCAGGCCATTTATGAAGAGAAGCTCGCGCAGGCGCGCGAGGCAATTATTGCGGATAACAACATCCAGACCCTGCGCCGGTTCTTCGACGCCGATCTGGATGAAGAGAGTATTCGCCCCATTTGA
- the mscK gene encoding mechanosensitive channel MscK, whose protein sequence is MLPINRSQHPVFALLFAMLFFFSTAPLTWARADNSTDIPSRSEIQSQLDTLNKQKELSPQEKLTQQDLTETLENIDKIERVKAETTQLRQKVAQAPENMRKATEALSALSDVDNDDETRKTLSTLSLRQLESRVAQLLDDLQTAQSDLATYNSQLVSLQTQPERVQNAMYAASQQLQQIRNRLNGTTVGEGTLRPTQQTLLLVQQSLLNAQIEQQRKSLEGNTVLQDTLQKQRDYVTANINRLEHQLQLLQEAVNSKRLTLTEKTAQEAVSPDETARIQANPLVKQELEANHQLSQRLILATESGNSLVQQNIKVKNWLDRALQAERNIKEQIAVLKGSLLLSRILYQQQQTLPSADELEDMTNRIADLRLEQFDVNQQRDALFQSDAFVAKIEEGHSSDVNPEVHDALLQVVDMRRELLDQLNKQLGNQLMMAINLQINQQQLVSVSKSLQEILTQQIFWVNSNKPMDWDWIKSFPETLKTQIKSMKITVNWEKAWPAVMIAFLAGLPLLLIAGLIRWRLKWLKQYQAKLASEVGQLRNDSQLHTPKAILIDLIRALPVCLIILAVGLILLTMQLNVSDLLWAFSKKLALFWLVFGVCWKVLEKDGVAVRHFNMPAQLTSHWRRQIVRVSLALLPLHFWSVVSELSPLHLMDDVLGQLVILLNLLLIAILMWPMCRDSWRDKESHNIRLATVTVLAIIPLALMVLTATGYFYTTLRLSGRWIETVYLVIVWNLLYQTVLRGLSVAARRIAYRRAIARRQHQVKEGAEGAEPQEEPTIALEQVNQQTLRITMLVMIALFAVMFWAIWSDLITVFAYLDSITLWQYNGTEAGAAVMKSVTMGSLLFALVSSVVAWALIRNLPGLLEVLVLSRLNLRQGASYAITTILNYVIIIVGAMTVFGSLGVSWDKLQWLAAALSVGLGFGLQEIFGNFVSGLIILFERPVRIGDTVTIGTFSGTVSKIRIRATTITDFDRKEVIIPNKAFVTERLINWSLSDTTTRVVIRLGVAYGSDLDKVKEVLLKAAKSHPKVMHDPAPDVFFTTFGPSTLDHELRLYVRELRDRSYTVDELNRAIDRLCRENNINIAFNQLEVHLHNEKGDEHTEVKRDIKGDDPTPA, encoded by the coding sequence ATGCTGCCCATCAATCGCTCGCAACATCCTGTATTTGCATTGCTCTTTGCTATGCTGTTTTTCTTCTCCACCGCGCCGCTTACCTGGGCCCGCGCAGACAACAGCACTGATATTCCCTCGCGCAGTGAAATTCAGTCGCAGCTCGACACCCTGAACAAACAAAAAGAGCTCTCTCCTCAGGAGAAACTCACCCAGCAGGATCTGACGGAAACGCTGGAAAACATTGATAAGATTGAGCGCGTTAAAGCTGAAACCACCCAGCTTCGTCAGAAGGTGGCGCAGGCGCCGGAGAACATGCGTAAGGCCACGGAAGCGCTGAGCGCGCTGAGCGACGTCGATAACGACGATGAAACGCGCAAAACGCTCTCCACGCTCTCCTTACGCCAGCTGGAATCGCGCGTCGCGCAATTGCTCGACGATCTGCAAACCGCACAGTCTGACCTCGCGACCTACAACAGTCAGCTCGTCTCCCTGCAAACCCAGCCCGAGCGCGTGCAAAACGCGATGTACGCCGCGTCTCAGCAGCTGCAGCAGATCCGCAACCGCCTGAACGGCACGACGGTAGGGGAGGGCACGCTGCGCCCGACCCAGCAAACCCTGCTGCTGGTTCAGCAGTCGCTGCTCAATGCGCAAATCGAACAGCAGCGTAAAAGCCTGGAAGGGAATACGGTGCTGCAGGACACGCTCCAGAAACAGCGTGATTACGTGACGGCGAATATTAATCGTCTGGAGCATCAGCTTCAGCTGTTGCAGGAGGCGGTAAACAGCAAACGCCTGACCCTGACGGAAAAAACCGCTCAGGAAGCCGTCTCGCCGGACGAAACTGCCCGCATTCAGGCCAACCCGCTGGTGAAACAGGAGCTTGAGGCTAACCACCAGCTCAGCCAGCGCCTGATACTGGCGACGGAAAGCGGCAACTCGCTGGTTCAGCAAAATATCAAAGTGAAGAACTGGCTGGATCGCGCGCTGCAGGCGGAACGCAACATCAAAGAGCAGATCGCGGTCTTGAAGGGCAGCCTCCTGCTGTCGCGTATTCTCTACCAGCAGCAGCAGACGCTGCCGTCTGCCGACGAGCTGGAGGACATGACCAACCGCATTGCGGATTTACGTCTGGAGCAGTTTGACGTCAACCAGCAGCGCGATGCCCTTTTCCAGAGTGATGCCTTCGTCGCCAAAATTGAAGAGGGGCACTCCAGTGACGTAAACCCGGAAGTGCATGACGCGCTGCTCCAGGTGGTGGATATGCGCCGTGAACTGCTGGACCAGCTCAATAAACAGCTGGGCAACCAGCTGATGATGGCAATTAACCTGCAGATCAACCAGCAGCAGCTGGTCAGCGTGTCAAAAAGCCTGCAGGAGATTTTGACGCAGCAGATTTTCTGGGTGAACAGCAACAAGCCGATGGACTGGGACTGGATTAAGTCCTTCCCGGAGACGCTGAAAACGCAGATTAAGAGCATGAAAATCACCGTGAACTGGGAGAAAGCCTGGCCTGCGGTAATGATTGCTTTCCTGGCGGGCTTACCGCTGCTGCTGATTGCCGGTCTGATCCGCTGGCGTTTGAAATGGCTGAAACAGTACCAGGCGAAGCTGGCCTCGGAAGTGGGGCAACTGCGTAACGACAGCCAGCTCCATACGCCAAAAGCGATTCTGATCGATCTCATTCGCGCGCTGCCGGTGTGCCTGATTATTCTGGCCGTGGGCCTGATCCTGCTCACGATGCAGCTTAACGTCAGCGATCTGCTCTGGGCGTTCAGTAAAAAACTGGCGCTGTTCTGGCTGGTATTTGGCGTGTGCTGGAAGGTGCTCGAAAAAGACGGCGTGGCGGTGCGTCACTTCAACATGCCGGCTCAACTGACCAGCCACTGGCGTCGCCAGATTGTGCGCGTCAGCCTGGCGCTCCTGCCGCTGCACTTCTGGTCGGTAGTCTCCGAGCTTTCCCCGCTGCATCTGATGGATGATGTGCTGGGTCAACTGGTCATTCTGCTCAACCTGCTGCTGATTGCGATCCTGATGTGGCCGATGTGCCGCGACAGCTGGCGTGATAAAGAGTCCCACAATATCCGTCTGGCCACCGTGACGGTGCTGGCGATCATTCCGCTGGCGCTGATGGTGCTTACGGCAACGGGCTACTTCTACACCACGCTGCGCCTGTCCGGGCGCTGGATCGAGACGGTCTATCTGGTGATCGTCTGGAACCTGCTCTATCAGACCGTGCTGCGCGGCTTAAGCGTCGCGGCCCGCCGCATTGCTTACCGTCGTGCCATTGCGCGTCGTCAGCATCAGGTGAAAGAGGGGGCCGAAGGCGCGGAGCCGCAGGAAGAGCCGACCATCGCGCTGGAGCAGGTTAACCAGCAGACGCTGCGTATCACCATGCTGGTGATGATCGCGCTCTTTGCGGTGATGTTCTGGGCGATCTGGTCTGATTTAATTACCGTCTTCGCCTATCTCGACAGTATTACCCTCTGGCAGTACAACGGTACCGAAGCCGGCGCGGCGGTGATGAAAAGCGTCACCATGGGCAGCCTGCTGTTTGCGCTGGTGTCGTCGGTGGTGGCCTGGGCGCTGATTCGTAACCTGCCGGGTCTGCTGGAAGTGCTGGTGCTCTCAAGGCTGAACCTGCGCCAGGGGGCGTCTTACGCCATCACCACCATCCTGAATTACGTCATCATTATCGTCGGGGCGATGACGGTATTCGGCTCGCTGGGCGTCTCGTGGGATAAACTGCAGTGGCTGGCGGCGGCCCTCTCGGTCGGTCTTGGTTTTGGCCTGCAGGAGATCTTCGGTAACTTTGTCTCCGGCCTGATTATCCTCTTCGAACGTCCGGTGCGTATCGGCGATACCGTCACCATCGGTACGTTCTCCGGGACCGTCAGCAAGATCCGAATTCGTGCGACCACCATCACTGACTTCGATCGTAAAGAGGTGATCATCCCGAACAAAGCGTTCGTGACCGAGCGTCTGATCAACTGGTCGCTCTCGGATACCACCACGCGCGTGGTGATTCGCCTCGGCGTGGCCTACGGTTCCGATCTGGATAAAGTGAAAGAGGTATTGCTTAAAGCCGCTAAATCGCATCCAAAAGTCATGCACGATCCTGCGCCAGACGTCTTCTTCACCACCTTCGGGCCAAGCACGCTGGATCACGAGCTGCGTTTATACGTGCGTGAACTGCGCGATCGCAGCTACACCGTTGATGAACTGAACCGCGCGATCGACCGCCTGTGCCGTGAAAACAACATTAACATCGCCTTCAACCAGCTTGAGGTTCACCTGCATAATGAGAAAGGTGATGAGCATACGGAAGTGAAGCGCGACATTAAGGGCGACGACCCGACTCCGGCTTAA
- the acrA gene encoding multidrug efflux RND transporter periplasmic adaptor subunit AcrA → MNKNRGLTPLAVVLMLSGSLALTGCDDKPAQQGAQQAPEVGVVTLKSEPLQITTELPGRTNAYRIAEVRPQVSGIILKRNFTEGGDVKAGESLYQIDPATYQASYESAKGDLAKAQAAAKIAQLTLNRYQKLLGTKYISQQDYDTALADAQQANAAVVAAKAAVETARINLAYTKVTSPISGRIGKSAVTEGALVQNGQTTALATVQQLDPIYVDVTQSSNDFLRLKQELANGTLKQENGKAKVELVTNDGIKFPQEGTLEFSDVTVDQTTGSITLRAIFPNPDKNLLPGMFVRARLEEGTNPTALLVPQQGVTRTPRGDASALVVGADNKVETRNITATQAIGDKWLVTEGLKDGDRVIVTGLQKVRPGAQVKAQEVTSDDKQQASAAGQSEQTKS, encoded by the coding sequence ATGAACAAAAACAGAGGGTTAACGCCTCTGGCGGTCGTTCTGATGCTCTCAGGCAGCTTAGCGCTTACAGGATGTGACGACAAACCGGCTCAACAAGGAGCTCAGCAGGCGCCAGAAGTCGGCGTTGTGACACTCAAATCTGAACCTCTGCAGATCACCACAGAATTACCAGGCCGTACAAACGCTTACCGCATTGCGGAAGTGCGTCCTCAGGTTAGCGGCATTATCCTGAAACGTAACTTTACCGAAGGCGGCGATGTGAAGGCCGGTGAGTCTCTGTATCAGATTGATCCCGCAACCTATCAGGCTTCTTATGAAAGCGCGAAAGGTGACCTGGCTAAAGCACAAGCGGCGGCAAAAATCGCTCAGCTGACGCTGAACCGCTATCAGAAACTGCTCGGCACGAAGTACATCAGCCAACAGGATTACGATACCGCGCTGGCAGATGCCCAGCAGGCTAACGCGGCCGTGGTAGCAGCCAAAGCGGCTGTCGAAACTGCACGCATTAACCTGGCCTATACCAAAGTGACCTCCCCTATCAGCGGTCGTATTGGTAAATCTGCCGTGACAGAAGGGGCGCTGGTGCAGAACGGGCAGACCACTGCGCTGGCTACCGTGCAGCAGCTTGATCCGATCTACGTTGACGTGACGCAGTCCAGCAACGATTTCCTGCGCCTGAAACAGGAGCTGGCTAACGGCACCCTGAAACAGGAAAACGGCAAAGCCAAAGTGGAGCTGGTTACCAACGACGGTATCAAGTTCCCGCAGGAAGGTACTCTGGAATTCTCTGATGTGACGGTCGACCAGACCACCGGTTCCATCACCTTACGTGCGATTTTCCCGAACCCTGACAAAAATCTGCTGCCAGGTATGTTCGTTCGCGCGCGTCTGGAAGAAGGAACGAATCCAACCGCACTTCTTGTTCCACAGCAGGGTGTGACCCGTACGCCACGCGGCGATGCGAGCGCACTGGTTGTTGGGGCAGATAACAAAGTCGAAACGCGCAATATCACCGCCACGCAGGCGATTGGCGATAAATGGCTGGTGACGGAAGGTCTGAAAGATGGCGATCGCGTGATTGTTACTGGTTTGCAAAAAGTACGTCCTGGCGCGCAGGTAAAAGCACAGGAAGTGACATCTGACGATAAACAACAAGCTTCGGCCGCTGGCCAGTCAGAACAAACCAAGTCTTAA
- a CDS encoding DUF454 family protein, with the protein MQRTILIIIGWLAVVLGTLGVVLPLLPTTPFILLAAWCFARSSPRFHHWLLYRSWFGGYLRHWQKHRAMPPGAKPRAIAFILITFAVSLWLVNMMWVRILLLAILACLLIFMWRIPVVDEKQQKH; encoded by the coding sequence ATGCAGCGTACTATTTTAATCATCATTGGCTGGCTCGCGGTAGTGCTGGGTACGCTGGGTGTGGTTTTGCCCTTGCTGCCGACCACGCCGTTTATCCTGCTGGCCGCCTGGTGCTTCGCCCGCTCGTCGCCGCGTTTTCACCACTGGCTCCTGTACCGCTCGTGGTTTGGCGGCTACCTGCGGCACTGGCAAAAACACCGGGCCATGCCGCCCGGGGCCAAGCCGCGCGCCATTGCCTTTATCCTGATCACCTTCGCCGTTTCGTTATGGCTGGTGAACATGATGTGGGTGCGTATTCTGCTGCTGGCGATCCTGGCCTGCCTGCTGATCTTCATGTGGCGGATCCCCGTGGTTGATGAAAAGCAACAAAAGCACTGA
- the acrR gene encoding multidrug efflux transporter transcriptional repressor AcrR has translation MARKTKQQALETRQHILDVAIRLFSQQGVSSTSLAQIAQAAGVTRGAIYWHFKDKSDLFSEIWELSESSISDLESEYRVKFPDDPLSVLREILVYILEATVVEERRRLMMEIIFHKCEFVGEMAVVQQAQRSLSLESYDRIEQNLNLCMQAKLLPANLLTRRAAILMRSYISGLMENWLFAPQSFDLKEEARSYVAILLEMLQLCPTLRSDAPSLTA, from the coding sequence ATGGCACGAAAAACTAAACAACAAGCGCTGGAAACCCGACAACACATTCTGGATGTGGCAATACGTTTGTTCTCTCAGCAGGGTGTTTCTTCTACCTCGCTGGCGCAAATTGCTCAGGCTGCCGGTGTGACGCGGGGAGCGATTTACTGGCACTTTAAAGATAAGTCAGATCTGTTCAGTGAAATCTGGGAGCTTTCAGAGTCCAGCATTAGCGATCTCGAGAGTGAGTATCGGGTAAAATTCCCTGACGATCCACTCTCAGTATTAAGAGAAATATTAGTATATATCCTTGAAGCAACGGTAGTTGAAGAGCGTCGCAGATTAATGATGGAAATTATCTTTCATAAATGTGAGTTCGTGGGCGAAATGGCGGTGGTGCAACAGGCGCAGCGCAGCCTCAGCCTGGAGAGCTACGATCGTATCGAACAGAACCTGAACCTGTGTATGCAGGCAAAGCTGTTACCGGCCAATTTACTCACCCGCCGGGCGGCCATCCTGATGCGCAGCTACATTTCAGGTCTGATGGAAAACTGGCTTTTTGCGCCGCAATCCTTTGACCTCAAAGAGGAAGCCCGCAGCTACGTGGCGATTTTACTGGAAATGCTACAGCTCTGCCCGACGCTGCGCAGCGACGCGCCTTCGCTCACGGCCTGA
- the apt gene encoding adenine phosphoribosyltransferase, producing the protein MTATAQQLEYLKNSIKSIQDYPKPGILFRDVTSLLEDPKAYALSIELLVERYKNAGITKVVGTEARGFLFGAPVALAMGVGFVPVRKPRKLPRETIAESYELEYGTDQLEIHVDAIKPGDKVLVVDDLLATGGTIEATVKLIRRLGGEVTDAAFIINLFDLGGEQRLEKQGITSYSLVPFPGH; encoded by the coding sequence ATGACCGCAACTGCACAGCAGCTTGAATATCTGAAAAATAGCATCAAAAGCATCCAGGACTATCCAAAGCCTGGCATTCTTTTCCGTGATGTCACCAGCTTGCTGGAAGACCCGAAAGCGTACGCGCTCAGCATTGAACTGCTGGTCGAGCGTTATAAAAACGCCGGGATCACCAAAGTAGTAGGTACCGAAGCCCGCGGCTTCCTGTTTGGCGCACCGGTTGCGCTGGCGATGGGCGTGGGTTTTGTGCCGGTGCGTAAGCCGCGCAAACTGCCGCGTGAAACCATCGCGGAGAGCTACGAGCTGGAGTACGGCACCGATCAGCTGGAGATCCACGTTGACGCGATCAAGCCCGGCGACAAAGTGCTGGTGGTGGACGATCTGCTGGCAACCGGCGGCACCATTGAAGCGACCGTCAAGCTGATCCGCCGTCTGGGTGGTGAAGTGACCGACGCGGCCTTCATCATCAACCTGTTCGATCTTGGCGGTGAACAGCGCCTGGAAAAACAGGGCATTACCAGCTACAGCCTGGTGCCTTTCCCGGGTCATTAA
- the priC gene encoding primosomal replication protein N'' produces MKTALLLEKLQNQLIALRAQATPLMGHATLKPRFDRQLFRTRSTVIQDYLAEMQTNLDELRHAVESEQQEQVVWLAEHLTEQITALHREIAAWPLRAWDSVSPGLGKWQRKRLENQEFERRLFEMKREREARLNNSETLEEQQLLMREISALEGRIVRCRQALDEIERVIERLTR; encoded by the coding sequence TTGAAAACAGCACTGCTTCTTGAGAAGCTGCAAAATCAGCTGATCGCTCTGCGGGCGCAGGCCACGCCGCTGATGGGACACGCCACGCTGAAACCGCGCTTTGACCGGCAGCTTTTCCGCACCCGCAGCACCGTCATTCAGGATTACCTTGCTGAGATGCAGACCAACCTCGATGAGCTTCGCCACGCGGTTGAGAGTGAACAGCAGGAACAGGTGGTGTGGCTTGCGGAGCATCTTACCGAGCAGATCACCGCCCTGCACCGCGAAATCGCCGCCTGGCCGCTACGGGCGTGGGACAGCGTCTCGCCTGGGCTGGGAAAATGGCAGCGCAAGCGGCTGGAGAACCAGGAGTTTGAGCGGCGTCTGTTTGAGATGAAGCGCGAGCGCGAAGCCCGCCTGAACAACAGCGAAACGCTGGAAGAGCAGCAGCTATTGATGCGCGAGATTAGCGCGCTGGAAGGCCGCATCGTCCGCTGCCGTCAGGCGCTGGATGAGATTGAACGCGTGATTGAACGCCTGACCCGTTAA
- the recR gene encoding recombination mediator RecR, producing the protein MQTSPLLTQLMEALRCLPGVGPKSAQRMAFTLLQRDRSGGMRLAQALTRAMSEIGHCADCRTFTEQDVCNICTNPRRQENGQICVVESPADIYAIEQTGQFSGRYFVLMGHLSPLDGIGPDDIGLDRLEQRLESETIKEVILATNPTVEGEATANYIAELCTQYGVDASRIAHGVPVGGELEMVDGTTLSHSLAGRHKIIF; encoded by the coding sequence ATGCAAACCAGTCCGCTGCTCACGCAGTTAATGGAAGCACTGCGCTGCCTGCCGGGCGTTGGCCCGAAGTCAGCGCAGCGCATGGCGTTTACGCTATTGCAGCGCGACCGCAGCGGCGGGATGCGCCTGGCGCAGGCTTTAACCCGCGCCATGTCAGAAATTGGTCACTGTGCGGATTGCCGGACCTTTACCGAGCAGGACGTGTGTAACATCTGTACGAACCCGCGTCGTCAGGAAAACGGTCAGATTTGCGTGGTGGAGAGTCCGGCGGACATCTACGCCATCGAACAAACCGGGCAGTTTTCCGGCCGCTACTTTGTGCTGATGGGGCATCTCTCCCCGCTGGACGGCATTGGCCCGGACGATATCGGTCTCGATCGCCTTGAACAGCGTCTTGAGTCCGAAACCATCAAAGAGGTGATCCTCGCCACCAACCCCACGGTGGAAGGGGAGGCAACCGCCAACTATATCGCCGAGCTGTGCACGCAGTACGGCGTTGACGCCAGCCGCATCGCCCACGGCGTGCCGGTCGGCGGCGAGCTGGAGATGGTCGACGGCACCACGCTGTCGCACTCGCTGGCCGGACGACACAAGATTATTTTCTGA
- a CDS encoding YbaB/EbfC family nucleoid-associated protein: MFGGKGGLGGLMKQAQQMQEKMQKMQEEIAQLEVTGESGAGLVKVTINGAHNCRRVEIDPSLLEDDKEMLEDLVAAAFNDAARRIDETQKEKMASVSSGMQLPPGFKMPF; this comes from the coding sequence ATGTTTGGTGGAAAAGGCGGTCTGGGTGGCCTGATGAAGCAGGCTCAGCAGATGCAGGAAAAAATGCAGAAGATGCAGGAAGAGATCGCTCAGTTGGAAGTCACGGGTGAATCCGGTGCCGGTCTGGTCAAGGTGACCATCAACGGTGCGCACAACTGCCGTCGCGTTGAAATCGACCCGAGCCTGCTCGAAGACGACAAAGAAATGCTGGAAGATCTGGTTGCAGCCGCGTTTAACGATGCCGCTCGCCGTATCGACGAAACCCAGAAAGAGAAAATGGCCTCTGTTTCCAGCGGTATGCAGCTGCCGCCGGGCTTTAAGATGCCATTCTGA